In Georgenia soli, a genomic segment contains:
- a CDS encoding asparagine synthase-related protein: MPPTLEPRFAEDRAGIQDFLAFGFVPRLAPGEAPLALLAEWGRQPRRHRPDVSEDQLVREGVRALREAFELCASRSPAAGDQVVFLSGGLDSRTILGALLDLFGPGSVVAATFGMPGEQDYDFAAQVARRAGVRHERLESFSAPWSTGALVDSVLARRVPLPYPFGQRYLSYVLHERIGRENVFWDGLCGDAVSGDWAPGEDEHWTWEAAVDEFYREHRIAGSDAVLDPGLDPRASMPAAPVLDPSLLSFPDQLDFGVRQQRYTGTRIPSGYTVHTPFLTGPWLDYMFGVPVRLRHRQHLYMEIQRRAYPRLFSLPTTTFDGQSMMTSALARRAHRLGRRLRDRAARLGLPLPPDAPTGANDALRRFDRPPMRDILVENLDDLRLRGVLHERAEGVLWDAREGRLSASMTSVLLGLELNLKASERDEPAARDPASAVGRTPSAVGRTTDAVGGPETGATTS; the protein is encoded by the coding sequence ATGCCCCCCACCCTCGAGCCCCGGTTCGCCGAGGACCGTGCCGGCATCCAGGACTTCCTGGCGTTCGGCTTCGTCCCGCGGCTCGCGCCCGGTGAGGCGCCGCTCGCCCTGCTCGCCGAGTGGGGGCGCCAGCCCCGGCGCCACCGGCCCGACGTCTCGGAGGACCAGCTCGTGCGCGAGGGGGTGCGTGCGCTGCGCGAGGCGTTCGAGCTCTGCGCGTCGCGCTCGCCGGCCGCCGGTGACCAGGTCGTCTTCCTCAGCGGCGGGCTGGACTCGCGGACCATCCTCGGCGCGCTGCTCGACCTGTTCGGCCCCGGGTCCGTCGTCGCGGCCACCTTCGGCATGCCGGGCGAGCAGGACTACGACTTCGCCGCCCAGGTCGCCCGGCGCGCCGGGGTGCGCCACGAACGGCTGGAGTCCTTCTCCGCGCCCTGGTCGACCGGTGCACTCGTGGACTCGGTGCTGGCGCGACGGGTGCCCCTTCCCTACCCGTTCGGCCAGCGGTACCTCAGCTACGTGCTCCACGAGCGCATCGGACGCGAGAACGTGTTCTGGGACGGCCTGTGCGGCGACGCCGTCAGCGGTGACTGGGCTCCCGGGGAGGACGAGCACTGGACGTGGGAGGCGGCCGTCGACGAGTTCTACCGCGAGCACCGGATCGCCGGCAGCGACGCGGTGCTCGACCCGGGCCTGGACCCCCGTGCCAGCATGCCGGCGGCACCGGTGCTCGACCCGTCCCTGCTCTCCTTCCCCGACCAGCTGGACTTCGGCGTGCGGCAGCAGCGGTACACCGGCACCCGGATCCCGTCCGGGTACACCGTGCACACGCCGTTCCTCACGGGGCCCTGGCTCGACTACATGTTCGGCGTCCCGGTCCGCCTCCGTCACCGGCAGCACCTCTACATGGAGATCCAGCGGCGGGCCTACCCTCGGCTGTTCTCGCTGCCGACCACGACGTTCGACGGCCAGTCGATGATGACCTCGGCCCTGGCGCGCCGTGCCCACCGGCTCGGCCGGCGGCTCCGTGACCGGGCGGCGCGTCTCGGGCTGCCGCTCCCTCCGGACGCACCGACCGGCGCGAACGACGCGCTCCGCCGGTTCGACCGCCCGCCGATGCGCGACATCCTGGTGGAGAACCTCGACGACCTCCGCCTCCGGGGCGTGCTGCACGAGCGCGCCGAGGGGGTGCTCTGGGACGCCAGGGAGGGCAGGCTCAGCGCCTCGATGACGAGCGTGCTCCTGGGCCTGGAGCTGAACCTCAAGGCGAGCGAGCGGGACGAGCCGGCCGCCCGGGACCCCGCCAGCGCCGTCGGGAGGACACCAAGCGCCGTCGGGAGGACGACCGACGCCGTCGGGGGGCCCGAGACGGGAGCGACCACCAGCTGA
- the trpS gene encoding tryptophan--tRNA ligase, translating into MTEQTDVATDLADSTNDASLERTRRRSDEIEAQIEKDPSGFRVLTGDRPTGNLHLGHYFGSLLNRVRLQRAGVETWVLVADYQVITDRDGVGPIRERVLSLVADYLAVGIDPDASTIFAHSAVPALNQLMLPFLSVVTDAELRRNPTVKAELDATGDRPMSGLMLTYPVHQTADILFCKANLVPVGKDQLPHLEQARVIARRFDERYGRAGDGSRPVFPRPEALLSDAASVLGTDGQKMSKSRGNTIELGMDADATAKMLKRAVTDADRHITYDPVNRPEVSNLVLLTALSTGRDPHEVAAEIGDGGAATLKKAATEAVNEMLAPVRARRAELAADPGYLLQVLRTGNDRANAVAEATLAEVREAMQMVY; encoded by the coding sequence ATGACCGAGCAGACCGACGTCGCCACCGACCTGGCGGACTCCACCAACGACGCGTCCCTCGAGCGCACCCGACGCCGCAGCGACGAGATCGAGGCGCAGATCGAGAAGGACCCGAGCGGGTTCCGCGTGCTCACCGGCGACCGGCCCACGGGCAACCTGCACCTGGGCCACTACTTCGGCAGCCTGCTCAACCGCGTGCGCCTCCAGCGGGCCGGGGTCGAGACGTGGGTCCTCGTCGCCGACTACCAGGTCATCACCGACCGCGACGGCGTCGGCCCCATCCGCGAGCGGGTCCTCTCCCTGGTCGCGGACTACCTCGCGGTGGGCATCGACCCGGACGCGAGCACGATCTTCGCCCACTCCGCCGTGCCGGCCCTCAACCAGCTGATGCTGCCGTTCCTGTCGGTGGTCACCGACGCCGAGCTGCGCCGCAACCCCACCGTGAAGGCGGAGCTGGACGCCACGGGCGACCGGCCCATGTCGGGGCTCATGCTGACCTACCCGGTCCACCAGACCGCGGACATCCTCTTCTGCAAGGCCAACCTCGTCCCCGTCGGCAAGGACCAGCTGCCCCACCTGGAGCAGGCCCGCGTGATCGCCCGCCGGTTCGACGAGCGCTACGGCCGCGCGGGCGACGGCTCCCGGCCGGTCTTCCCGCGGCCCGAGGCGCTGCTCTCCGACGCCGCCAGCGTCCTCGGCACGGACGGGCAGAAGATGAGCAAGTCGCGCGGGAACACCATCGAGCTCGGGATGGACGCCGACGCCACCGCGAAGATGCTCAAGCGGGCGGTGACGGACGCCGACCGCCACATCACCTACGACCCCGTGAACCGCCCCGAGGTCTCCAACCTCGTCCTGCTGACGGCGCTCTCGACCGGACGTGACCCGCACGAGGTGGCCGCGGAGATCGGCGACGGCGGGGCCGCGACCCTCAAGAAGGCCGCGACCGAGGCCGTGAACGAGATGCTCGCCCCGGTCCGCGCCCGCCGGGCGGAGCTGGCGGCGGACCCCGGCTACCTGCTGCAGGTGCTGCGCACGGGCAACGACCGGGCCAACGCCGTCGCCGAGGCGACGCTCGCGGAGGTCCGCGAGGCCATGCAGATGGTGTACTGA
- the glgX gene encoding glycogen debranching protein GlgX: MSTTLPLAASRRAEPYTDTGAELVPGHAANPRRLGAHLAGDGIDVAVHASHATRVDLCLVDVAPDGTLSERRFRLRGPVDGIWHGHLPGVRSGQRYGFRVHGRWDPDAGLLHNPAKLLLDPYARALAGGVELVPAIHTHTVGEDLVPVGGEMVIDPHDSAPFVAHGVVVDDRFDGAVEGPRVPWAETVVYEAHVRGLTMRLPEVPPELRGTYAGLAHPATIAHLRQLGVTTVELLPIHAKFPEPFLTRKGLTNYWGYNTLGFFAPEPTYATRAAQEAGPEAVLAEVKGMVSLLHAAGLEVLLDVVYNHTCEGGVHGPTLSLRGLDNTGYYLHDGTVPARLVDMTGCGNTLDFRRTRVVQLALDSLRYWAGEVGVDGFRFDLAVTLGRDGAGFTPSHPFLVALATDPLLSTTKLVSEPWDLGPGGWRTGQFPAPMADWNDRFRNTVRTFWLADPAAAAKGYAGHDLRDLATRLSGSADLFGAGEVPGGRGPLASVNFITAHDGFTLADLVSYEHKHNEANLEGNRDGTDDNRSWHHGVEGPLPQDSPAAQILPLRRRSMRNLLGTLLVAAGTPMLTAGDEIGRSQGGNNNPYCQDNEISWIGWRRDDWHGDLLETVSSLLRLRREHPVLRPSRFAAGRPRTADDVLPDLSWFDGNGEAMEPDGWHDPHQRVLQMLRSGQPVGDADALVVLNGSLDQQLVTLPEGRGRDYELVWDSAWERPEGVQQAETEPLDLLASPGEAVDLESLSMRIYLAR; encoded by the coding sequence ATGAGCACGACGCTGCCCCTTGCCGCCTCGCGGCGCGCGGAGCCGTACACCGACACCGGCGCCGAGCTGGTCCCGGGCCACGCGGCCAACCCCCGGCGGCTCGGCGCGCACCTGGCCGGGGACGGCATCGACGTCGCGGTCCACGCCTCGCACGCCACCCGCGTCGACCTCTGCCTGGTCGACGTGGCGCCGGACGGCACGCTGAGCGAACGGCGGTTTCGCCTGCGCGGGCCGGTGGACGGCATCTGGCACGGCCACCTCCCCGGCGTCCGGTCCGGCCAGCGCTACGGGTTCCGGGTGCACGGCCGCTGGGACCCCGACGCGGGCCTGCTGCACAACCCCGCCAAGCTGCTGCTCGACCCCTACGCCCGCGCCCTGGCCGGGGGCGTGGAGCTGGTGCCGGCGATCCACACGCACACGGTCGGTGAGGACCTCGTCCCTGTCGGCGGCGAGATGGTCATCGACCCGCACGACTCCGCACCGTTCGTGGCGCACGGCGTGGTCGTCGACGACAGGTTCGACGGGGCGGTCGAGGGCCCGCGCGTCCCGTGGGCGGAGACCGTCGTGTACGAGGCGCACGTGCGGGGCCTGACGATGCGGCTGCCGGAGGTGCCCCCGGAGCTGCGCGGCACGTACGCCGGGCTCGCTCACCCCGCCACCATCGCCCACCTCAGGCAGCTGGGCGTCACCACGGTGGAGCTGCTGCCGATCCACGCGAAGTTCCCGGAGCCGTTCCTCACGAGGAAGGGGCTGACGAACTACTGGGGCTACAACACCCTCGGGTTCTTCGCGCCCGAGCCGACGTACGCCACGCGCGCCGCCCAGGAGGCCGGCCCGGAGGCGGTGCTGGCCGAGGTCAAGGGCATGGTCTCCCTGCTCCACGCCGCCGGCCTGGAGGTCCTCCTCGACGTCGTCTACAACCACACCTGCGAGGGCGGCGTGCACGGCCCGACGCTGAGCCTGCGCGGCCTGGACAACACCGGCTACTACCTCCACGACGGCACGGTGCCGGCCCGTCTCGTGGACATGACCGGCTGCGGCAACACCCTCGACTTCCGTCGCACCCGCGTGGTGCAGCTGGCCCTGGACTCCCTGCGCTACTGGGCGGGCGAGGTCGGCGTGGACGGTTTCCGGTTCGACCTCGCCGTCACGCTCGGCCGCGACGGCGCCGGCTTCACGCCGTCGCACCCCTTCCTCGTCGCCCTCGCCACCGACCCGCTCCTGTCCACCACCAAGCTCGTCAGCGAGCCGTGGGACCTCGGCCCCGGCGGCTGGCGGACCGGCCAGTTCCCGGCGCCGATGGCCGACTGGAACGACCGGTTCCGCAACACGGTCCGCACCTTCTGGCTGGCCGACCCGGCCGCCGCCGCCAAGGGCTACGCCGGGCACGACCTGCGGGACCTCGCCACGCGGCTCTCCGGCTCCGCCGACCTGTTCGGTGCCGGGGAGGTGCCCGGCGGGCGTGGCCCCCTCGCCTCGGTGAACTTCATCACCGCCCACGACGGCTTCACCCTCGCCGACCTGGTCTCCTACGAGCACAAGCACAACGAGGCCAACCTCGAGGGCAACCGCGACGGCACGGACGACAACCGCTCCTGGCACCACGGCGTCGAGGGGCCGCTCCCCCAGGACTCGCCGGCGGCACAGATCCTGCCGCTGCGCCGTCGTTCGATGCGGAACCTCCTCGGCACGCTGCTCGTCGCGGCGGGCACCCCGATGCTCACGGCCGGCGACGAGATCGGGCGCAGCCAGGGCGGCAACAACAACCCGTACTGCCAGGACAACGAGATCTCCTGGATCGGGTGGCGCCGCGACGACTGGCACGGCGACCTGCTCGAGACCGTCTCGTCGCTCCTGCGGCTGCGCCGCGAGCATCCCGTGCTGCGCCCGAGCCGTTTCGCGGCGGGGCGCCCGCGCACCGCGGACGACGTCCTGCCCGACCTGTCCTGGTTCGACGGCAACGGCGAGGCGATGGAGCCGGACGGCTGGCACGACCCGCACCAGCGCGTCCTGCAGATGCTCCGCTCCGGCCAGCCCGTCGGGGACGCTGACGCACTCGTGGTCCTCAACGGCTCCCTCGACCAGCAGCTGGTCACCCTGCCCGAGGGGCGGGGCCGGGACTACGAGCTCGTGTGGGACTCCGCGTGGGAACGGCCGGAGGGCGTGCAGCAGGCCGAGACCGAGCCGCTCGACCTGCTCGCCTCGCCCGGGGAGGCGGTGGACCTCGAGTCGCTCAGCATGCGCATCTACCTGGCCCGCTGA
- a CDS encoding electron transfer flavoprotein subunit beta/FixA family protein — translation MRIVVCVKHVPDLQSDRSLDQDGHLVRGEDDVLNELDENAVEAAVALAEEHGAEVVALTVGPDDAVDAVRRALQMGADSAVHVVDDRIAGFDVVGTAKVLAGAVRALGAETPVDLVVTGMATMDGLTSMVPAALAAALDLPALTLASEVTLEGSAVTITRSIGDADERQSADLPLVLSVTDQANEPRYPNFKAIMAAKKKPVTTWSLDDLPDVATAGAGTTVRSAAARPPREAGRILTDTGDAGAQLAAYLVENKLV, via the coding sequence ATGAGGATCGTCGTGTGCGTCAAGCACGTCCCGGACCTGCAGTCCGACCGCTCCCTCGACCAGGACGGCCATCTCGTGCGCGGTGAGGACGACGTCCTCAACGAGCTCGACGAGAACGCCGTGGAGGCCGCGGTCGCCCTCGCCGAGGAGCACGGCGCCGAGGTGGTCGCGCTGACCGTCGGCCCGGACGACGCCGTCGACGCGGTGCGGCGGGCGCTGCAGATGGGTGCCGACTCGGCCGTCCACGTGGTCGACGACCGGATCGCCGGCTTCGACGTGGTCGGGACCGCGAAGGTCCTGGCGGGCGCCGTGCGGGCGCTCGGCGCCGAGACGCCGGTGGACCTGGTCGTGACCGGGATGGCCACCATGGACGGCCTGACGTCGATGGTCCCCGCGGCGCTCGCGGCCGCGCTGGACCTGCCGGCGCTCACGCTCGCGAGCGAGGTGACGCTCGAGGGCTCCGCCGTGACGATCACCCGCAGCATCGGCGACGCCGACGAGCGGCAGAGCGCCGACCTGCCCCTGGTGCTGTCGGTGACCGACCAGGCGAACGAGCCGCGCTACCCGAACTTCAAGGCGATCATGGCGGCCAAGAAGAAGCCGGTGACCACCTGGTCCCTGGACGACCTGCCCGACGTCGCGACCGCGGGCGCCGGCACGACCGTCCGCTCCGCGGCCGCGCGGCCCCCGCGCGAGGCCGGGCGCATCCTCACCGACACCGGGGACGCCGGCGCCCAGCTCGCCGCGTACCTCGTCGAGAACAAGCTTGTCTGA
- a CDS encoding electron transfer flavoprotein subunit alpha/FixB family protein, with the protein MPELDRPLLVVADHVDGALTHPAAEVLTLARSLTTGPVSAVVLESPDTAALGRYGVATVYAPELGGLAPTVSAVAAEAVLAAVRQADPAAVLLVSSFAGKELAARLAVALDSGAVVDATGVTVEDGALVASKVVLQGTWETTCEVTRGVPVIAVKPTVVEAVAVDGAEPEVVAVPVEFSDAARAVRVLSRTEHPRERAPLGEARTVVVGGRGVEGDFSLVTELADELGAAVGATRVATDEGWIEHAAQVGQTGVTISPRLYIGVGVSGAIHHTAGMQAAQTVVAVNSDPEAPIFEMADLGIVGDLNDVLPQAIEELRRLRG; encoded by the coding sequence ATGCCCGAGCTCGACCGTCCCCTGCTCGTCGTCGCCGACCACGTCGACGGCGCCCTGACCCACCCGGCCGCGGAGGTGCTCACCCTCGCCCGTTCGCTGACCACCGGCCCCGTCTCCGCCGTCGTGCTGGAGTCCCCGGACACCGCGGCGCTCGGACGCTACGGCGTCGCCACCGTCTACGCGCCGGAGCTCGGCGGCCTCGCGCCCACGGTCTCGGCCGTCGCCGCGGAGGCTGTGCTCGCCGCCGTACGGCAGGCCGACCCGGCCGCGGTCCTGCTGGTGTCGAGCTTTGCCGGCAAGGAGCTCGCGGCCCGCCTCGCGGTCGCCCTCGACTCCGGCGCGGTGGTCGACGCCACCGGCGTCACGGTGGAGGACGGCGCGCTGGTGGCCTCGAAGGTCGTGCTGCAGGGCACCTGGGAGACCACGTGCGAGGTCACCCGCGGCGTGCCCGTCATCGCCGTCAAGCCCACCGTCGTCGAGGCCGTCGCGGTGGACGGCGCCGAGCCGGAGGTCGTCGCGGTCCCCGTCGAGTTCTCGGACGCGGCGCGCGCGGTTCGGGTCCTCTCCCGCACCGAGCACCCCCGCGAGCGTGCGCCGCTGGGCGAGGCGCGCACCGTCGTCGTCGGTGGGCGCGGCGTGGAGGGCGACTTCTCCCTCGTCACCGAGCTGGCCGACGAGCTCGGGGCCGCCGTCGGTGCCACCCGCGTGGCCACCGACGAGGGCTGGATCGAGCACGCCGCCCAGGTGGGGCAGACGGGCGTGACGATCTCGCCGCGGCTGTACATCGGCGTCGGTGTCTCGGGCGCGATCCACCACACCGCCGGCATGCAGGCGGCGCAGACCGTGGTCGCGGTGAACTCCGACCCCGAGGCGCCGATCTTCGAGATGGCGGACCTGGGAATCGTCGGCGACCTCAACGACGTGCTGCCCCAGGCGATCGAGGAGCTGCGCCGGCTACGGGGCTGA
- a CDS encoding NADPH-dependent FMN reductase, with translation MATFKVGYFVGSLAKDSINRKLSQALIKVAPDTLEFTEIPIKDLPLYSYDYDADYPPEGRALKDAIAASDAILYVSPEYNRSIPGALKNAIDWGSRPWGQNAFARKPSAIIGASIGGIGTAVMQSSMRSVLSFLDSPQLNAPEAYIHFRPEDYGPDGECTNPSTREFLATFMREFEAFIQRVHASAPGHIGQHPDTDHAERG, from the coding sequence ATGGCCACGTTCAAGGTCGGCTACTTCGTGGGGAGCCTCGCGAAGGACTCCATCAACCGCAAGCTCTCCCAGGCGCTCATCAAGGTCGCCCCCGACACGCTCGAGTTCACGGAGATCCCCATCAAGGACCTTCCGCTGTACAGCTACGACTACGACGCGGACTACCCGCCGGAGGGCCGGGCGCTGAAGGACGCGATCGCCGCGTCGGACGCCATCCTCTACGTCAGCCCGGAGTACAACCGCTCGATCCCCGGCGCGCTGAAGAACGCCATCGACTGGGGCTCGCGGCCGTGGGGCCAGAACGCGTTCGCGCGCAAGCCGTCCGCCATCATCGGCGCCTCGATCGGCGGGATCGGCACCGCGGTGATGCAGTCGAGCATGCGCAGCGTGCTGTCGTTCCTCGACTCCCCGCAGCTCAACGCCCCGGAGGCGTACATCCACTTCAGGCCGGAGGACTACGGGCCCGACGGGGAGTGCACGAACCCCTCGACGCGGGAGTTCCTCGCCACGTTCATGCGGGAGTTCGAGGCCTTCATCCAGCGCGTCCACGCCTCGGCGCCCGGGCACATCGGACAACACCCCGACACCGACCACGCCGAGCGCGGCTGA
- a CDS encoding Hsp70 family protein — MHLGVDLGTTRTIVALADRGNYPVVSFLDEDGDAHENFPSVVAAEDGELVHGFEALAAARRGAPLLRSFKRALADPDVGAGTLLTVGDLEVPLLDLLTGYLSAVRTALRTRSNLSDAVDAVALDDGVPLRAVVAVPAHAHGAQRFLTLEAFRRAGFEVLALVNEPSAAGFEYTHHRGGTISSRRTRVVVYDLGGGTFDASLVDVEGHRHAVLGSNGLNRLGGDDFDEVLARCVLETAAPGAAAARSLEDLGRLERDDLLDRCREAKERIAPQSRRVVVEVGDTDVSVPVDTFYARATPLVEATVEAMRPLLGGLDDAAGLTDVAGIYLVGGASGLPLVPRLLRERFGRRVHRSPHPSASTAIGLAIAADDEAGFTLSDRLSRGFGVFRERSGGAAVSFDPILGADTALPEREGVVAVRRYRAAHNLGWYRFVECAGIDDDGEPRGDVVPFADVLFPFDPALRDGRDLRDVTVERREGCLVEERYLVDANGMVEVQITDLDTRYTQRHAIGTSASRRAWAAARPWSRRG, encoded by the coding sequence ATGCACCTCGGCGTCGACCTGGGCACCACCCGCACCATCGTCGCCCTCGCCGACCGGGGGAACTATCCCGTCGTGTCGTTCCTCGACGAGGACGGCGACGCCCACGAGAACTTCCCCAGCGTCGTCGCCGCCGAGGACGGCGAGCTCGTGCACGGGTTCGAGGCGCTCGCCGCGGCCCGCCGGGGCGCGCCGCTGCTCCGGTCGTTCAAGCGCGCGCTCGCCGACCCCGACGTCGGTGCCGGCACCCTGCTCACCGTCGGCGACCTCGAGGTGCCCCTGCTGGACCTCCTCACCGGCTACCTCTCCGCGGTACGCACGGCGCTGCGCACCCGGTCCAACCTCTCCGACGCCGTGGACGCGGTGGCCCTGGACGACGGCGTGCCGCTGCGCGCCGTCGTCGCCGTCCCCGCGCACGCCCACGGCGCCCAGCGCTTCCTCACCCTGGAGGCGTTCCGTCGGGCCGGGTTCGAGGTCCTCGCGCTCGTCAACGAGCCGTCGGCGGCCGGGTTCGAGTACACCCACCACCGCGGCGGCACGATCAGCTCGCGCCGCACCCGCGTCGTCGTCTACGACCTCGGCGGGGGCACGTTCGACGCCTCCCTGGTGGACGTGGAGGGGCACCGCCACGCCGTGCTCGGCTCCAACGGCCTGAACCGCCTCGGCGGCGACGACTTCGACGAGGTGCTGGCACGGTGCGTGCTCGAGACGGCGGCCCCAGGCGCGGCCGCCGCGCGCAGCCTCGAGGATCTCGGACGGCTCGAGCGTGACGACCTGCTCGACCGGTGCCGCGAGGCGAAGGAGCGCATCGCGCCGCAGTCGCGGCGGGTGGTCGTCGAGGTCGGCGACACGGATGTCAGCGTCCCCGTCGACACCTTCTACGCCCGGGCCACCCCCCTCGTGGAGGCCACGGTCGAGGCCATGCGTCCCCTGCTCGGCGGCCTCGACGACGCCGCGGGCCTGACCGACGTCGCCGGCATCTACCTGGTGGGCGGCGCGTCGGGGCTGCCGCTGGTCCCCCGCCTCCTGCGCGAGCGGTTCGGCCGCCGCGTCCACCGGTCCCCGCACCCCTCCGCCTCCACGGCGATCGGTCTGGCGATCGCGGCCGACGACGAGGCCGGCTTCACGCTGTCCGACCGGCTCTCCCGTGGATTCGGTGTCTTTCGCGAGCGCAGCGGCGGCGCCGCGGTGAGCTTCGACCCGATCCTTGGCGCCGACACCGCGCTGCCCGAGCGGGAGGGCGTGGTGGCCGTCCGCCGCTACCGCGCGGCGCACAACCTGGGCTGGTACCGGTTCGTCGAGTGCGCGGGGATCGACGACGACGGCGAACCGCGCGGTGACGTCGTGCCGTTCGCGGACGTCCTCTTCCCGTTCGACCCGGCGCTGCGGGACGGCCGGGACCTGCGCGACGTGACCGTCGAGCGGCGCGAGGGCTGCCTGGTCGAGGAGCGGTACCTCGTCGACGCGAACGGCATGGTCGAGGTGCAGATCACCGACCTGGACACCCGGTACACCCAGCGCCACGCCATCGGCACCTCGGCGTCCCGCCGTGCCTGGGCCGCGGCGCGCCCCTGGTCGCGCCGGGGCTGA
- a CDS encoding cysteine desulfurase family protein, with protein MTVYLDHAATTPVRPEVAERYAEELSRVGNPSSLHTAGRDARRRLEEAREQLAAAVGAEPAEVIFTSGGTEADNLAVKGGYWARRGADDGLRTVAVSAIEHPAVLETAEWLAAHDGADLVRLRVDSDGVLDLGHLEALLGRGGVAVVSVMWTNNEIGVVQPLEQVVHLAHAAGVPVHSDAVQAVGHVTVHFALSGLDAMSLSGHKLGAPVGTGALVARRSFALTPVEHGGGQERGVRSGTLAVAGARALALAVELAVAEQEAEEARLSRLRDRLVTAVREKVDRVALTGPALTGSGRTGPVPAGPASAVPMGQGRHPGIAHLTIEGADADALLLGLDMAGIAASSGSACHAGVQQASHVLVAMGRDEELARSALRFSLGRTTTEEDVDAVVAALPGVVENARRAHAARHRPARRPGVPDDAAARGSVVAQGGAA; from the coding sequence GTGACCGTTTACCTCGACCACGCGGCGACCACGCCCGTGCGCCCCGAAGTGGCGGAGCGCTACGCCGAGGAGCTCTCCCGGGTCGGCAACCCCTCCTCCCTCCACACCGCGGGGCGCGACGCCCGCCGCCGGCTCGAGGAGGCTCGTGAGCAGCTGGCCGCCGCCGTCGGGGCGGAGCCGGCCGAGGTCATCTTCACCTCCGGCGGCACCGAGGCGGACAACCTCGCGGTGAAGGGCGGCTACTGGGCGAGGCGAGGCGCGGACGACGGGCTGCGCACGGTCGCCGTCTCCGCGATCGAGCACCCTGCCGTCCTGGAGACCGCCGAGTGGCTCGCGGCGCACGACGGCGCCGACCTCGTCCGGCTGCGCGTCGACTCTGACGGCGTGCTGGATCTGGGCCACCTCGAGGCGCTCCTCGGCCGCGGAGGCGTCGCCGTCGTCTCGGTCATGTGGACCAACAACGAGATCGGCGTGGTCCAGCCCCTGGAGCAGGTCGTCCACCTCGCCCACGCGGCCGGGGTGCCGGTGCACTCCGACGCCGTGCAGGCGGTCGGGCACGTGACCGTGCACTTCGCCCTGTCCGGGCTCGACGCGATGAGCCTCTCCGGGCACAAGCTCGGCGCTCCGGTCGGGACGGGGGCGTTGGTCGCGCGCCGCTCGTTCGCCCTCACGCCGGTCGAGCACGGGGGCGGGCAGGAGCGCGGGGTGCGGTCGGGCACGCTGGCGGTGGCCGGGGCGCGCGCCCTGGCGCTCGCCGTGGAGCTGGCGGTCGCCGAGCAGGAGGCCGAGGAGGCGCGGCTGAGCCGCCTCAGGGACCGGCTCGTCACTGCGGTCCGGGAGAAGGTCGACCGGGTTGCGCTCACTGGACCAGCGCTCACGGGATCCGGGCGCACGGGACCCGTGCCCGCGGGACCCGCGTCCGCGGTTCCCATGGGGCAGGGGCGGCACCCGGGCATCGCCCACCTCACCATCGAGGGGGCGGACGCCGACGCGCTGCTGCTCGGTCTGGACATGGCGGGGATCGCCGCGTCGAGCGGCTCGGCCTGCCATGCGGGCGTGCAGCAGGCTTCGCACGTGCTGGTCGCCATGGGCCGTGACGAGGAGCTGGCACGCTCGGCGCTGCGCTTCTCCCTCGGCCGGACCACGACCGAGGAGGACGTCGACGCCGTCGTGGCGGCCCTGCCCGGCGTCGTCGAGAACGCCCGCCGGGCGCACGCGGCGCGGCACCGGCCGGCGCGCAGGCCCGGCGTCCCGGACGACGCCGCGGCACGCGGCTCCGTCGTCGCGCAGGGGGGAGCGGCCTGA